The sequence TGGTGCTTGGGTAACTAATCGGGTGGGGTCTAAGCACCACGCACGAACCATTTGTCAACAGTTAACAGTCTATACCGTAATAAATTTGGGGATATGGAGAGCAATTATTCTTGGGGTACGGATGTTCATCAAACCACAATTCCTTTGCGGAATCATCAAAGACGACAGATTCGTCCGTTATATCGTGCGGTGTTATTGATGGTATTAGCAACCCTGGCAATGGGTGTGCATTCTTTTCGTCTGGTGCAATTGCAACTGATAGATGGCCCGAAAAACCGAGAACGAGCCGAAGAAAACCGGATTCGGTTAATCCCCATTCCTTCTAATCGGGGTTATATCTTAGATCGCAACAATAAACCCTTAGCGGCGAATCATTTAACCCGTGCCTTATACGTTTGGCCCAAGGAACAAACCCCTGAGCAATGGTCACAAATTGCCACAATGCTCAGTCCCGTCCTGAACATGACCCCGGAAAAGATTTTAGCCCCCATTCAAAAAGTCGGGTATCACTCCCCTACGGCCGTCAGAATTACTCAGTTTCTAACGCCAGAGGCCTTTGTTTGGTTAGGAGAAAAATCGGCCGAGTTACCCGGATTGGAAGTCCGAACGGAATCTAACCGTTATTATCCTCAAGGAAGTTTAGGTTCACAGGTCTTGGGCTATATTGGTGAAGCGACGGCGGAGGAGTTGAAAAAACACCCACAATGGCCGATGGGGATGATTGTCGGACAGTTGGGGATTGAAGCCAGAGCCAATGAAGCCCTCTCTGGGGTCTGGGGTTCTCGCTTAATTGAAGTGAATAGTTTGAACCAAGAATTGCGAGAATTAGGTCAACGTCCCTCTAAAGGGGGAAAAAATGTTAAATTAACCCTCGATTTAGACTTACAAAAAACAGCAGAAGCAGCCCTCGGAGATCAACGGGGGGCCGCCGTTGCCTTAAATGCCAAAACGGGAGAAATTTTGGTGATGGCTAGTAGCCCCCGATTTGATCCCAATATATTTACAAAACCCATTAGCCAAAAACAATGGGAAGAACTACAAAACCAGGATGATCCCTTTTTAAATCGAGCGCTACAAGGCTATCCACCGGGGAGTACCTTCAAAATTGTGTCCTCGGCGGCGGGGATGGGTTCGGGTAAATTTAGTCCTGATTCCATGCAGCAGACCTATAGTTCGATTACGGTCGGGGGAATTACCTTTAACGAACATAGTGGAGGTTATGGGGTGATTGGATTTCGAGATGCCCTAGCCTTCAGTAGTAACACCTTTTATTATCAACTGGGGATGGCTGTTGGCCCGGAAGCCATTGCCGAATGGGGTAAACGGTTGGGGATTGGAAATACCAGTTTAGACCTTTTAGGATTACAAGAAGGGTCAGAAGGATTTATTCCCACCCCGGAGAATAAGGAAAAAACCTATGGCGAACCTTGGTATTTAGGGGATACCGTTACGATGTCCATTGGTCAAGGGGCTGTGTTAGCAACACCATTAGAGTTGGCGGTCATGGTGGCTTCCATTGCCAATGGGGGATATCGGGTGAAACCCCATTTGTTAGAGGAATTAACCCATACAGCAACAGCAAAACCGGAGCCTACTGGCATGAAGCCAGAAGTTGTTCAGGTGATCAAAGAAGGCTTGATTTCTGTAGTTGAGTATGGGACAGCCACCGTGATGAATGATGGGTCTATTCCTTTAACGGGGGGTAAAACTGGAACGTCAGAAGTGTTAGGACAAACCTCTCACTCTCTGTATGTGGCTTTTGGGCCTGCCAGCAAACCTGAAATTGCGATCGCGGTTGTGGTTGAAAATGGGGGTTATGGGTCTAAATCCGCTGCCCCTGTGGCTAAAGCTATTTTCCAAACTTATTTTAATAAAAGCAAACCTGCTTCAGAAGACGTCAACGCCCAAAATACCGAGGAACCCCCAACTCCATAACCAAGGATTGACCTTTGGCTATTGACGGTTGACAGTTATCAGTGTAGAGACGCGCCATGGCGCGTCTGTATCAGTTATCAGTCTAAGAGTTAAGCATCAATCAGCTAATGACCGATGACTAATGACTATTACTTACTTTTCCCTCATCCCCTCATCCCCTTGTCCCCTCATCCCCTTGTCCCCTTGTCTCCTTGTCCTATTTCTTCAACCGATGAGGAGAACGATAGAAGGGACGTTTGACAACAACGGCGGGATA comes from Planktothrix sp. FACHB-1365 and encodes:
- the mrdA gene encoding penicillin-binding protein 2, translated to MESNYSWGTDVHQTTIPLRNHQRRQIRPLYRAVLLMVLATLAMGVHSFRLVQLQLIDGPKNRERAEENRIRLIPIPSNRGYILDRNNKPLAANHLTRALYVWPKEQTPEQWSQIATMLSPVLNMTPEKILAPIQKVGYHSPTAVRITQFLTPEAFVWLGEKSAELPGLEVRTESNRYYPQGSLGSQVLGYIGEATAEELKKHPQWPMGMIVGQLGIEARANEALSGVWGSRLIEVNSLNQELRELGQRPSKGGKNVKLTLDLDLQKTAEAALGDQRGAAVALNAKTGEILVMASSPRFDPNIFTKPISQKQWEELQNQDDPFLNRALQGYPPGSTFKIVSSAAGMGSGKFSPDSMQQTYSSITVGGITFNEHSGGYGVIGFRDALAFSSNTFYYQLGMAVGPEAIAEWGKRLGIGNTSLDLLGLQEGSEGFIPTPENKEKTYGEPWYLGDTVTMSIGQGAVLATPLELAVMVASIANGGYRVKPHLLEELTHTATAKPEPTGMKPEVVQVIKEGLISVVEYGTATVMNDGSIPLTGGKTGTSEVLGQTSHSLYVAFGPASKPEIAIAVVVENGGYGSKSAAPVAKAIFQTYFNKSKPASEDVNAQNTEEPPTP